A window from Deltaproteobacteria bacterium encodes these proteins:
- a CDS encoding DUF86 domain-containing protein — protein sequence MERLKERLAVAQHALGTLQEVLAIEGPSQIERDAAIQRFEYTCEAVWKAAQRYLQEVEGLSIGSPKGSIRASREVGLITDERATVGLEMIDDRNLTVHTYNESLAEEIYQHLPSYADFLTGWLSAIEERLKQQE from the coding sequence GTGGAGCGATTGAAGGAACGCCTAGCCGTTGCTCAGCACGCGTTAGGAACGCTTCAGGAGGTCCTCGCCATTGAAGGCCCCTCGCAGATAGAACGAGACGCGGCGATTCAACGATTTGAATATACCTGCGAAGCGGTATGGAAAGCTGCGCAGCGATATTTGCAGGAAGTCGAGGGATTGAGCATCGGTTCTCCTAAGGGCAGCATTCGTGCAAGTCGTGAGGTCGGATTGATCACTGATGAGCGGGCGACTGTCGGCTTGGAAATGATTGACGACCGTAACCTGACCGTACATACGTATAACGAATCTTTAGCTGAAGAAATTTACCAACATCTTCCCTCCTATGCTGACTTCCTTACCGGCTGGCTGAGCGCGATAGAGGAACGATTGAAGCAGCAAGAGTAG